One Vallitalea pronyensis genomic region harbors:
- the hpt gene encoding hypoxanthine phosphoribosyltransferase, with translation MYNDVKEVLLSEEQIADKVLELAQLISEDFAGKPLMVIGVLKGANVFVADLIRKISIPLELDFMAISSYGTSTQSSGIVKILKDLDKDIKGLHVLVVEDIIDTGLTLSYLTENLRSRGAAAIEICTLLDKPERRKAHIDVKYKGFNIPDEFVVGYGIDYAEKYRHLPFVGILKEEAYQ, from the coding sequence ATGTATAATGATGTGAAAGAAGTACTTCTATCAGAAGAACAGATTGCAGATAAAGTATTGGAACTTGCTCAGTTGATTTCAGAGGATTTTGCAGGTAAACCTTTGATGGTCATAGGTGTATTAAAAGGTGCTAATGTATTTGTAGCAGACCTTATTCGCAAGATTTCTATACCCCTTGAGTTAGATTTTATGGCTATATCCAGTTATGGAACATCCACCCAGAGTTCAGGTATTGTGAAGATTCTTAAAGACTTGGACAAGGATATAAAAGGGTTGCATGTATTGGTGGTTGAAGATATCATTGATACAGGTTTGACACTTAGTTATCTTACAGAAAACCTTCGTTCAAGAGGTGCAGCAGCCATTGAAATATGTACGTTACTGGATAAACCAGAAAGAAGAAAAGCCCATATTGATGTAAAATATAAAGGCTTTAATATTCCCGATGAATTTGTCGTTGGTTATGGTATTGATTATGCTGAGAAATATAGACATCTTCCATTTGTCGGTATATTAAAGGAAGAAGCTTATCAGTAA
- a CDS encoding zinc ribbon domain-containing protein, with protein sequence MSKICQSCGMPMEDASLYGANQDGTPNDEYCKFCYPNGAFTNPDETMEQMIETCVPFMVKEGMEESQAREIMEKTLPTLKRWKQA encoded by the coding sequence ATGAGTAAAATATGTCAAAGTTGTGGTATGCCAATGGAAGATGCTAGTCTGTATGGAGCAAATCAAGATGGAACACCAAATGATGAGTATTGCAAATTCTGTTACCCAAATGGTGCTTTTACAAATCCCGATGAGACCATGGAACAGATGATTGAAACCTGTGTTCCTTTTATGGTGAAAGAAGGTATGGAAGAGAGCCAAGCCAGAGAAATAATGGAAAAGACACTCCCTACGTTAAAGCGGTGGAAACAAGCTTAA
- a CDS encoding CBS domain-containing protein, with protein sequence MKAKEIMTSDIIAVTDDTSIKEAAMKMRDADVGSIPVEEDHKLVGILTDRDIVLKSVAEDLNANQAKCKDIMSKDVITVAPDMDVEQVVHLMSDNQVKRIPVVENHNLIGMISLKDVSQARSFEDEAGEVLNDITEDSFHTLS encoded by the coding sequence ATGAAAGCTAAGGAGATAATGACGTCTGATATAATTGCTGTAACGGATGACACATCCATTAAAGAAGCGGCGATGAAAATGAGGGATGCAGATGTTGGTTCAATACCTGTTGAAGAAGACCATAAATTAGTTGGTATCTTAACAGATAGAGATATTGTGTTAAAAAGTGTTGCAGAGGATTTGAATGCCAATCAAGCCAAATGTAAAGACATCATGTCTAAAGATGTCATTACGGTTGCACCGGACATGGATGTGGAACAAGTTGTTCATCTTATGTCAGATAACCAAGTCAAGCGAATACCTGTTGTGGAAAACCATAATTTAATAGGTATGATTTCATTAAAAGATGTATCACAAGCCAGAAGCTTTGAAGATGAAGCAGGAGAGGTATTGAACGATATCACGGAAGATTCATTTCATACATTGAGTTAA
- a CDS encoding substrate-binding domain-containing protein, whose protein sequence is MKKIIPIIMLVSLIVSLVGCTTKETKNDQVAAEKHDEQLYIEVSALGNLDYFYDHKMGMEKVGEELGVRTEYVGPAEYDMNAMVAAFEQAISKKPNGIVVVGFEPSLNSIVNKAIAEGIPVVTVDADLPESNRLAFVGTGNINAGITGGNYLAEAIGEKGKVAIMTKPGQSNLEERVKGYETAFTNYPDIEVVQIVDTQSDPVVAAQAASALLQKYPDLKGIVCVEAAGGSGAATAVREAGVADQVKIIAMDRGNEVLEAIEEGVITASVAQQTALMPYYAVQILYNLNNSNVQITKDNAKANVLGIPANVDTGVIIVDQDNNEYFMR, encoded by the coding sequence ATGAAAAAAATAATACCAATCATAATGCTTGTTTCACTTATTGTATCTTTAGTAGGTTGTACCACAAAGGAAACCAAAAATGATCAAGTAGCAGCAGAGAAGCATGACGAGCAATTATACATTGAAGTATCAGCTCTTGGAAATTTAGATTATTTTTATGACCATAAAATGGGTATGGAAAAAGTAGGAGAAGAACTGGGTGTCCGAACAGAATATGTAGGCCCAGCAGAATACGATATGAACGCTATGGTTGCAGCATTTGAACAAGCCATTTCTAAAAAGCCCAATGGTATCGTAGTGGTAGGTTTTGAACCGTCTCTTAACAGTATTGTGAACAAAGCCATAGCTGAAGGCATACCCGTGGTTACAGTAGATGCAGATTTACCTGAATCGAATCGTTTAGCATTTGTAGGCACAGGTAACATTAATGCAGGTATAACAGGTGGTAATTATCTGGCTGAAGCCATTGGTGAAAAAGGTAAAGTAGCTATTATGACAAAGCCTGGTCAATCTAACCTTGAAGAGCGTGTGAAAGGTTATGAAACAGCATTTACCAATTATCCAGATATAGAAGTAGTGCAAATAGTGGATACCCAGTCAGACCCTGTTGTTGCGGCACAAGCAGCATCTGCCCTTTTACAAAAGTATCCGGACTTAAAAGGTATTGTATGTGTTGAAGCAGCTGGTGGTTCAGGAGCGGCAACAGCCGTTAGAGAAGCAGGGGTTGCCGACCAAGTTAAAATTATTGCCATGGATAGAGGAAATGAAGTGCTGGAAGCCATTGAGGAAGGTGTCATCACTGCCTCTGTCGCTCAGCAAACAGCGCTGATGCCTTACTATGCGGTACAAATTCTATATAACTTAAATAACAGTAATGTACAGATTACAAAAGACAATGCAAAAGCAAATGTCCTTGGTATTCCTGCAAATGTAGATACAGGTGTTATTATTGTTGATCAAGACAATAATGAATATTTTATGCGATAA
- a CDS encoding sugar ABC transporter ATP-binding protein, producing the protein MAGYILEVKDIEKNFPGVKALNKVNLKLKKGEVHALIGENGAGKSTLMQTLCGIHKPCAGNIYIEDEQVTFQSAQEANAQGISIVYQELSLVQNLTVAENIFANRQPVKKWNIIDRDQLHEDTRHMLQLFDVDNIKPDMLVKELSVANQQIIEILKAMSLNPKILILDEPTSSLTEVEVNKLFENIRKMKNMGITFIYISHHLQEIFQIADRVTILRDGQYVCDAQVKDIDEEYLVKNMVGREIKNMYGQRTENQGIGETILEVKQISRKKMFKDISFSVRAGEIVGFAGLVGAGRTEVGRGIFGAEPIESGEIYIKGKKVNIRSPKDAIRQGIGYMSEDRKYDGLYLNFSIRDNFIANKLERFTRGLFLKDNKMEAYAKASIEKFSVVTPDHTRAIANLSGGNQQKVMLGEWCDIKPKVLIVDEPTRGVDIGAKTEIYQHLRNLAAEGVAVIVISSDLMEVLGISDRIMVMKSGELVCEMDRHEATEENVIAYATGIALDE; encoded by the coding sequence TTGGCAGGGTATATTTTGGAAGTTAAAGATATAGAAAAAAACTTTCCAGGTGTTAAAGCGCTTAATAAAGTGAATTTAAAGCTTAAGAAGGGTGAAGTACATGCCCTCATCGGTGAAAATGGTGCAGGAAAAAGCACTTTAATGCAGACGTTGTGTGGTATTCATAAACCTTGTGCCGGCAATATATATATTGAAGATGAACAAGTTACATTTCAATCAGCACAAGAGGCCAATGCCCAAGGGATAAGTATCGTCTATCAAGAACTGAGTTTGGTTCAGAATCTTACCGTTGCAGAGAACATCTTTGCTAATCGTCAACCCGTAAAAAAATGGAATATAATTGATCGGGATCAATTACATGAAGATACACGACACATGTTGCAATTATTTGATGTGGACAATATAAAACCTGATATGCTTGTGAAAGAGCTGTCTGTAGCTAATCAGCAAATCATTGAAATTTTAAAAGCCATGTCCCTAAACCCTAAAATTTTAATCTTGGATGAACCCACATCATCACTGACAGAGGTTGAGGTCAATAAGTTATTTGAGAACATACGAAAAATGAAAAATATGGGTATAACCTTTATATATATTTCGCACCATTTACAAGAAATATTTCAGATTGCTGACCGGGTAACCATTTTAAGAGATGGCCAATATGTCTGCGATGCTCAGGTTAAAGACATTGATGAAGAATATCTGGTAAAAAACATGGTAGGACGAGAAATTAAGAACATGTATGGACAGCGAACAGAAAACCAAGGTATCGGAGAAACCATATTAGAAGTTAAGCAGATCAGTAGAAAGAAAATGTTTAAAGATATTAGTTTTTCTGTTCGAGCAGGTGAGATTGTAGGGTTTGCAGGCTTAGTAGGTGCTGGCAGAACAGAAGTGGGTAGAGGTATATTTGGCGCTGAACCTATTGAATCCGGGGAGATATACATAAAAGGAAAAAAAGTCAATATCCGTTCTCCTAAAGACGCTATAAGGCAGGGTATAGGTTATATGAGTGAAGACCGTAAGTACGATGGTTTGTATTTGAATTTTTCCATTAGAGATAATTTCATTGCCAACAAATTAGAACGTTTTACAAGGGGGCTTTTCTTAAAAGACAATAAGATGGAAGCCTATGCCAAGGCATCTATCGAGAAATTTTCTGTTGTCACACCGGACCATACACGTGCCATAGCCAACTTGTCTGGTGGTAATCAGCAAAAAGTTATGCTAGGTGAATGGTGTGATATAAAACCCAAGGTACTCATTGTGGATGAACCCACCCGAGGGGTTGATATCGGTGCAAAAACAGAGATATACCAACACCTTAGAAATCTTGCAGCGGAAGGTGTCGCTGTCATTGTCATTTCATCGGATTTGATGGAAGTCTTAGGTATCAGCGATCGCATTATGGTCATGAAATCAGGTGAGCTGGTGTGTGAAATGGATAGACATGAAGCAACAGAAGAGAATGTCATAGCCTATGCCACAGGCATAGCGTTAGATGAATAA
- a CDS encoding ABC transporter permease, translated as MMEWLRRMTKMREFMIFMIVTTIFVVMSFASPYFLSTANILALLLGLSIETMIAVAMVNLMVSGGFDMSVGSVVAFSGAAVGLLIRSGLPVMVAILIGIMIGSAIGFINGFIVSKLGINPFVTTLASLSIYRGLTLILTKGQNVTGLGSTFKLIGQSKILGIQMPIWYAVIFVIIGDILLRKSRFFRQNYYIGGNEKAAKLSGIDVMKMKILNYVLTGAFAAMAGIVMTSRLGAASVTAGTGLELRVITAVIIGGASLNGGEGTVTGAFLGSLLMALIINSLTLLGVDVYWQTFVIGATLLLAVLIDQYGKIRKERKAFA; from the coding sequence ATGATGGAATGGTTGAGAAGAATGACGAAAATGCGTGAATTTATGATTTTTATGATTGTGACCACAATCTTTGTTGTGATGAGTTTTGCATCACCTTATTTCTTATCCACAGCAAATATATTAGCTTTGTTATTAGGGCTATCCATTGAAACCATGATTGCAGTTGCCATGGTTAATCTTATGGTGAGTGGCGGTTTTGATATGTCCGTAGGTTCTGTAGTTGCCTTTTCAGGTGCGGCAGTAGGTCTGCTCATAAGATCAGGGTTACCTGTTATGGTGGCTATTTTAATCGGTATTATGATTGGTAGTGCCATTGGTTTTATAAACGGGTTTATTGTTTCCAAATTGGGTATTAACCCTTTTGTTACCACACTTGCCAGCCTTAGTATCTATAGAGGATTAACACTGATTTTAACCAAGGGACAGAATGTAACAGGTCTTGGGAGCACGTTTAAATTAATTGGACAGTCTAAGATTCTGGGTATACAAATGCCCATATGGTATGCTGTTATCTTTGTCATTATCGGTGATATATTATTAAGGAAATCCCGCTTTTTCAGACAGAATTATTATATTGGAGGAAATGAAAAAGCGGCTAAACTATCCGGTATTGACGTGATGAAAATGAAAATATTAAACTACGTGTTAACAGGTGCTTTTGCGGCTATGGCAGGTATTGTGATGACATCAAGACTGGGAGCTGCTTCAGTGACCGCTGGTACAGGTTTAGAGCTGAGGGTTATTACAGCTGTTATTATTGGTGGGGCAAGTTTGAATGGTGGAGAAGGTACGGTAACAGGTGCATTTTTAGGATCGCTCTTGATGGCGTTGATCATTAACTCCCTCACCTTGCTTGGTGTAGATGTGTATTGGCAAACTTTCGTCATTGGTGCTACACTGTTATTAGCAGTACTGATTGACCAGTATGGAAAAATTAGAAAAGAAAGAAAAGCATTCGCATAG
- a CDS encoding uroporphyrinogen decarboxylase family protein — MTSYERVKRALEHKEPDKIPFDLGGSVLTGMNKTCYINLRQHLGLSIDNIEIYDEMQQLARIEDDLVEQLGIDVRCVDPLPPSELGLRKPPAQKGDYYERTDEWGIKWRMPVKDGLYYDMLEGPLNQVNTKEELEAFPWPNPLDDKRFETMKQRADYYVHEEKRAYILGRQYAGIWETALWMSGFEKFFIDMLINEKYAHALMEKITDLKMQYWEKALDAVGDNVLIVSEADDLATQNSLLCSADAYKKIVHPYHKKLFSFIKEKAKSKVYIFYHTCGACKPLIPYLIEEGVDILNPVQVNASDMDTKVLKREFGKDITFWGGGVDTQIILPFGKPDEVREEVKRRIDHLAKDGGFVFSAVHNIQGDVSPENFMAMWDALQTYGQY; from the coding sequence ATGACAAGTTATGAACGTGTTAAACGAGCACTTGAACACAAAGAACCGGATAAGATTCCTTTTGATTTAGGAGGTAGTGTTTTAACAGGTATGAACAAAACATGTTACATCAACTTACGACAACATCTTGGCTTATCCATCGACAACATAGAAATTTATGATGAAATGCAGCAATTAGCCCGTATTGAAGATGATTTGGTTGAGCAATTGGGTATTGATGTACGATGTGTGGACCCATTACCACCATCGGAGCTTGGCTTGAGAAAACCCCCTGCTCAAAAAGGTGACTACTATGAGCGAACAGACGAATGGGGCATTAAGTGGCGAATGCCCGTAAAAGACGGCTTATATTATGATATGCTAGAAGGTCCTCTTAATCAGGTTAATACAAAAGAAGAATTGGAGGCATTTCCATGGCCTAATCCACTGGATGATAAACGATTTGAGACCATGAAGCAGCGTGCGGATTACTATGTCCATGAAGAAAAAAGAGCTTACATTCTTGGCAGGCAATATGCGGGTATTTGGGAAACAGCCCTATGGATGTCAGGTTTTGAAAAATTTTTCATTGACATGCTCATTAACGAAAAATATGCGCATGCCCTTATGGAAAAGATTACAGATTTAAAAATGCAGTATTGGGAAAAAGCATTGGATGCAGTTGGAGATAATGTGCTCATTGTGTCCGAAGCAGATGATTTAGCCACCCAGAACAGCTTACTTTGCTCTGCGGATGCCTATAAAAAAATCGTACACCCTTATCATAAGAAACTCTTTTCATTTATTAAGGAAAAGGCAAAAAGTAAAGTCTACATTTTCTATCATACATGCGGCGCTTGTAAACCCCTTATTCCTTATCTTATTGAAGAAGGCGTTGATATATTAAATCCAGTACAAGTCAATGCCAGCGATATGGACACCAAAGTACTCAAAAGAGAGTTTGGCAAAGATATCACCTTTTGGGGTGGTGGTGTAGACACCCAAATCATCCTGCCTTTTGGCAAACCAGATGAAGTAAGAGAAGAAGTGAAAAGAAGAATTGATCATCTGGCAAAAGATGGTGGTTTTGTCTTTTCTGCTGTGCATAACATTCAAGGAGATGTATCACCAGAGAATTTTATGGCCATGTGGGACGCTTTACAGACCTATGGTCAGTACTAA
- a CDS encoding sensor histidine kinase: MEQIVRKILFPSLISVQDFAYIEEAHGTYEMLKLIEVVLRYTLRESDYGILESEMKAMTAILELYRYRFGNFQYTLQYDEAYKLFEIQRFSLLNALMDELQQLVDEVSNYQQLCIRIKFDPKTQSFYINPIKEQ, from the coding sequence ATGGAACAAATTGTAAGAAAAATATTGTTTCCCAGTTTAATCTCTGTACAGGATTTTGCTTATATAGAAGAAGCCCATGGTACATATGAGATGTTAAAGCTCATTGAAGTGGTATTACGATATACCCTAAGGGAATCCGACTATGGTATCTTAGAAAGTGAAATGAAAGCCATGACAGCTATACTTGAATTGTACCGTTATCGCTTTGGTAACTTTCAATATACCCTCCAATACGATGAAGCGTATAAGCTTTTTGAAATACAGCGCTTTTCATTATTGAATGCACTGATGGATGAGCTACAGCAACTTGTTGATGAGGTATCTAACTATCAGCAATTATGTATCCGCATTAAGTTTGACCCTAAAACTCAATCTTTTTATATTAATCCCATAAAAGAGCAATAA
- a CDS encoding response regulator transcription factor, producing MNKSQKELMMNKVMIVDDEPLTRYALRKIISQHIDGLEVIAEAENGKEAIEKAKTCLPELIFMDIKMPGLNGIEASEKLLMDLPHLHIIILTAYDHFDYIQKALEIGIEGYLLKPISKETTVKKIKAIIQRIQLLEKQENARKTLEKNIDSVVRMMEKDFVDQIVQKDCHEDMMKQYMDFLGYPMVHGYFMCIAFDEPTENIYNSSIIRERNIKKIVNGIQKYMPFMTKFIIGSPLGNCIVVFLYSEDLTVYEQQAESHMIANHVIHKLELVEKITVKIGIGHAYKEPHKFRDSFFEAYHTIQYMKPHEYVLHAYDLDVIPEAVSYPYPQKNIQVLKEKIQLGSLESYTLAHNLSKEICQSGMDITLLKEYVIQYCYDIRHLMCETFHDLHGLRSDFVSQLLNSTSIHEMNTIVDVQLDLILHKLLDETEDSNQKMTKTIYDYVNLHYKQNISLDGLAEALNKSSQYTSKLFKDIFKANFVDYITGKRMDEAKDLLNTTHLRIKEIAYQVGYEDSNYFCRLFKKKFGITPKEYRKQRSRVE from the coding sequence ATGAATAAAAGTCAAAAGGAGCTTATGATGAACAAAGTGATGATTGTTGATGATGAACCACTGACCCGTTATGCCTTAAGAAAAATAATCAGTCAACACATTGATGGACTCGAGGTGATTGCTGAAGCAGAAAATGGCAAAGAAGCCATAGAAAAAGCTAAGACATGTTTACCTGAACTCATTTTTATGGATATCAAAATGCCAGGATTAAATGGTATAGAAGCATCGGAAAAACTGCTTATGGATTTACCTCATCTACACATTATCATATTAACGGCCTATGATCATTTTGATTATATCCAAAAAGCGTTGGAAATTGGTATTGAGGGGTACTTACTCAAACCTATTAGTAAAGAGACAACTGTAAAAAAAATTAAGGCAATCATTCAGCGTATACAACTTCTGGAAAAACAAGAAAATGCCCGTAAAACCTTAGAAAAGAATATTGATTCTGTTGTCCGCATGATGGAAAAGGATTTTGTGGATCAGATTGTTCAAAAAGATTGCCATGAAGACATGATGAAGCAGTACATGGATTTTTTAGGCTACCCCATGGTGCACGGCTATTTTATGTGCATTGCTTTTGACGAGCCAACAGAAAATATCTATAACAGTTCCATCATTCGAGAACGAAACATCAAAAAGATTGTCAATGGCATTCAAAAATACATGCCCTTTATGACCAAGTTCATTATCGGGAGCCCTTTGGGGAATTGCATTGTTGTGTTTCTTTATAGTGAGGATTTGACCGTGTATGAACAGCAAGCTGAAAGTCATATGATCGCTAATCATGTGATACATAAATTAGAACTCGTGGAAAAAATAACAGTGAAAATTGGTATAGGCCATGCCTACAAAGAACCCCATAAATTCAGAGATTCTTTTTTTGAAGCTTATCATACCATTCAATACATGAAGCCCCATGAATATGTGTTGCATGCATATGATTTAGATGTTATACCTGAGGCAGTTTCTTATCCATACCCACAAAAAAACATACAAGTTTTAAAAGAAAAAATTCAATTAGGCTCTTTGGAATCCTATACATTGGCCCATAACCTTTCAAAAGAAATATGTCAAAGTGGCATGGACATAACGTTGCTCAAGGAATATGTAATCCAGTACTGTTATGATATACGCCACCTGATGTGTGAAACCTTTCATGATTTACATGGTTTAAGAAGCGATTTTGTGAGCCAACTGCTTAACAGTACATCCATTCATGAAATGAATACCATTGTGGATGTCCAATTGGACCTAATACTCCATAAACTTTTAGATGAAACGGAAGATAGTAACCAAAAGATGACAAAAACAATATATGATTATGTTAACCTGCATTATAAGCAAAACATATCCTTAGATGGTTTAGCAGAAGCCCTCAATAAGTCAAGTCAATACACATCAAAGCTTTTTAAAGATATCTTCAAAGCTAATTTTGTTGATTATATAACAGGGAAACGAATGGACGAGGCCAAGGATTTATTAAACACAACCCACCTTCGTATCAAGGAAATTGCATATCAAGTGGGTTATGAGGATTCCAATTATTTTTGCCGGTTATTTAAGAAGAAATTCGGTATAACACCCAAAGAATACAGGAAACAACGTTCAAGAGTGGAATAA
- a CDS encoding sensor histidine kinase, whose translation MTLKKWVSSKTERWTLKRILIVFSSSIVGIMTLLLISVMQANHVFYNQLNQDLSQLVNLQSKTEEIEAAYHAIRSYTLSDDMTYLTQYEDEKEDLLRFFEGYKLKDKGSNPYYLYYDAYNMFLSFTEQAVRSLTLFEEGAEPLYVNHQVLQLSKNKNFMKEQLEKMIAVELVEIKNKYGDIEAATASREELIYVIIFFIITFTLWANHGITNKLSRPIHALSVQLKNIANGDYNRDPIQQSSIGELHYMIVRFNKMKVKLADNIDLMHENAKIREQLKNQEIELLETENHLKQSKLDYLQSQINPHFLYNTLNSIQTLADIEEAPLTEKMLFHMSSLMRYNQKKMNDIVRLKEELDIVDSYIYIQMIRFGNRIQYIMDKDDDALNTLVPSMILQPLVENAMIHGLEPKIGQGVLKIEIYKEPGQVVVSVYDNGVGMDQETMDNIMLYAESDPGKNGIKSYQSIGLSNVIRRCMLYYGKNILEIQSEKGHYTQLKLVIPDKE comes from the coding sequence ATGACATTAAAGAAATGGGTGAGCAGTAAGACAGAGAGATGGACATTAAAACGCATACTGATTGTGTTTTCCTCTTCCATTGTAGGGATTATGACTTTATTGCTGATCTCCGTCATGCAAGCCAATCACGTGTTCTATAATCAATTGAATCAAGACCTCAGTCAGCTGGTTAATCTACAATCCAAAACAGAGGAGATTGAAGCAGCATATCATGCGATTAGAAGTTACACGTTAAGTGATGACATGACGTATCTAACCCAATATGAAGATGAAAAAGAAGATTTATTACGGTTTTTTGAAGGCTATAAACTAAAGGATAAAGGCTCTAATCCTTATTATCTTTATTATGATGCTTACAACATGTTTCTAAGCTTTACAGAACAAGCCGTTAGAAGTCTCACATTATTTGAAGAAGGGGCAGAGCCCCTATACGTCAATCACCAAGTCTTACAATTATCCAAGAATAAAAATTTCATGAAAGAACAGTTGGAAAAAATGATAGCTGTTGAGTTAGTAGAGATTAAGAACAAATACGGGGACATAGAGGCTGCAACGGCCAGCCGTGAGGAATTAATATATGTGATTATTTTCTTTATTATTACCTTCACCCTATGGGCTAATCATGGTATCACCAACAAGCTCTCCCGCCCTATTCATGCCTTATCAGTTCAGCTAAAAAACATTGCCAACGGTGACTATAACCGTGACCCTATCCAACAGTCTAGTATTGGTGAACTTCATTATATGATTGTTCGTTTTAATAAAATGAAAGTCAAATTGGCCGATAACATTGACCTAATGCATGAGAATGCCAAGATAAGAGAACAGCTGAAAAATCAAGAAATTGAATTATTGGAGACGGAAAACCATTTAAAGCAATCTAAGCTGGATTATTTACAGTCTCAGATTAACCCTCATTTTTTATATAATACGCTAAATTCAATCCAGACCTTAGCGGATATTGAGGAAGCGCCGTTAACGGAGAAGATGTTGTTTCATATGAGCAGTTTAATGCGTTATAACCAAAAAAAAATGAATGATATTGTCCGGTTAAAAGAAGAGCTGGATATTGTAGACAGTTATATTTACATTCAAATGATTCGGTTTGGTAATCGCATTCAGTATATTATGGACAAGGATGATGACGCGTTGAATACCCTTGTCCCGAGTATGATATTACAGCCTTTGGTTGAAAATGCCATGATTCATGGATTAGAGCCTAAGATAGGACAAGGCGTATTGAAAATAGAAATATATAAAGAACCGGGTCAAGTGGTGGTTTCGGTTTATGATAACGGGGTGGGGATGGACCAGGAGACTATGGATAATATTATGTTATATGCAGAGAGTGACCCAGGTAAGAATGGTATAAAAAGTTATCAAAGTATAGGATTGAGTAATGTTATTAGGCGATGTATGCTTTATTATGGGAAAAATATTTTGGAAATACAGAGTGAGAAGGGGCATTATACGCAGCTTAAGTTAGTTATTCCAGATAAAGAATAA